In one Streptomyces sp. NBC_01288 genomic region, the following are encoded:
- a CDS encoding DUF397 domain-containing protein codes for MAIRQGAADMWTKSSYSTGNGACVEIKSPVLAAMAVRDSKVDGGPTLAFPADSWNAFVADVARGAHDLH; via the coding sequence ATGGCAATTCGTCAGGGCGCCGCGGACATGTGGACCAAGTCCTCGTACTCCACCGGGAACGGCGCATGCGTCGAGATCAAGTCACCGGTTCTCGCGGCCATGGCCGTACGGGACTCCAAGGTCGACGGGGGTCCGACGCTGGCCTTCCCCGCCGACTCGTGGAACGCCTTCGTGGCAGATGTCGCGCGGGGGGCGCACGACCTTCACTGA
- a CDS encoding MerR family transcriptional regulator: protein MDDDLLTIGAFAARARLSAKALRLYDRLGLLAPAHVDEVSGYRYYRADQVQRARLVALLRQLDMPLARIAEVVEADGADAADLLAAYWTDVETRIAGQRTLAEYLRARLSGRSSEMYGTFVVETVEVPEQVLITETRHTLADELPAWIGASLGRLEAAAQECGGVSAAPFVVYHAEVSMESDGPAEACVPVADEAAARAWAARQGRVRQTAVRVEPARTLAYARITKAQVAHPQILAAFEAVEQWVAGQGLRYAGPCREVYFADWDAAGPGDPVCDVAFPVEFPTALPVALPVALPVALPVE, encoded by the coding sequence GTGGACGACGACCTGCTGACCATCGGCGCGTTCGCGGCCCGGGCCCGGCTCTCGGCCAAGGCGCTGCGGCTGTACGACCGGCTCGGGCTGCTGGCCCCGGCGCACGTCGACGAGGTGAGCGGCTACCGCTACTACCGCGCCGACCAGGTCCAGCGGGCCCGACTCGTGGCGCTGCTACGGCAGTTGGACATGCCGCTGGCCCGGATCGCCGAGGTGGTGGAGGCCGACGGGGCGGACGCCGCCGATCTCCTCGCCGCGTACTGGACGGACGTCGAGACCCGGATCGCCGGGCAGCGCACGCTCGCCGAGTACCTCCGTGCACGCCTTTCGGGGAGGAGCTCCGAGATGTACGGAACATTCGTGGTCGAGACGGTCGAGGTACCGGAACAGGTGCTGATCACCGAGACCCGGCACACCCTCGCGGACGAGTTGCCGGCCTGGATCGGCGCCTCCCTGGGGCGACTTGAGGCGGCGGCGCAGGAGTGCGGGGGCGTGAGCGCGGCGCCGTTCGTCGTCTACCACGCCGAGGTGTCGATGGAGAGCGACGGCCCGGCCGAGGCCTGTGTACCGGTCGCGGACGAGGCGGCGGCGCGGGCGTGGGCCGCGCGGCAGGGGCGGGTCCGGCAGACGGCGGTCCGGGTGGAGCCCGCGCGGACGCTGGCGTACGCCCGGATCACCAAGGCGCAGGTGGCCCATCCGCAGATCCTGGCCGCGTTCGAGGCGGTGGAGCAGTGGGTCGCCGGGCAGGGGCTGCGGTACGCCGGGCCGTGCCGCGAGGTGTACTTCGCGGACTGGGATGCGGCGGGGCCGGGGGATCCGGTGTGCGATGTGGCGTTCCCGGTGGAGTTCCCGACGGCACTCCCAGTGGCACTCCCGGTGGCACTCCCGGTGGCACTCCCGGTGGAGTGA